TAGGACAGCTCCACGTCCTCGTCGTCGACGAACAGCGGGTACTCGTCGTCGGACGCGCCGAGCGCGTCGATGCGGGCCCGGCGGGTCGGCCCGGCCTCGACGAGCGCCCGGCGCAGGAGCCGCAGCAGCACCCGCGCCGCCCGGAACAGCTCCTCGTAGGACGCCCGGGGGAGCACGAAGGGCTGGAGGGCGACCGGGCGGCGGGGGTAGGGCACGTCCCGCATGCCGTCGAGGACGGTCTCGGCGACGGCCTCGGCCGGCAGGCGGTGGTCGGTCGGCGGGGCGCCGGTGCCGAACCAGGGGTGGGGGGCGAGTCGGGTGTCGCTCACGTGCGCTCCTTCCGGCGAGCGCCGGCGGGCGCCAGGAACTCGTCGAGGTCGATCTCGCGGGCGCCGGCGACGCCGGGGCACTCCCACGAGAGGCCGGTCCTGGGCGGGCGGGTGCCGTCCCGGAAGTACACGGCCTCCATGCCGCCGTCCCCCGTCATGGCGAGGGTCGGGTTGGCGACGAGGAAGTCGCGCACGGCCTCGGTGTCCCGGGCGGGCCGGAACCAGAGGCGCTTGCCGGCGAAGTGGTTGGGGGGCAGGACGACCGTCGGGCGGAACTTCCGCTTCCACTGGTAGATGCCCTTCGACACGAAGGCCTCCGTGCCGTGGTAGTCGATGCGCTCGACGCCGTTGGCGCAGGCCCACTCGAGGAGCAGGTGGTACACGGCCTTGAAGGCGCCGCTGGCGTAGTGCTCGGGGGCGCCGTCGAGGACGCCGAGCAGGCGGGTCGTCAGCGTCCCCGTCGCCCCGTCCCACCGGCACAGCACGCCGGCCACCCGGCGGCCGTCCTCGGCGACGAAGAACAGCATCCCCCGCCGGAACAGGCACTCGTAGGCGGCGTCGGGGCCCTCGCTGCGCTGCCGGTCGCCGTGGCGCTCCTCCATGGTCGGGCGGTGCATCCGCTCGAAGAAGTGCTCGAACGCCGCCGGCGAGTCGTCCCGCTCCCAGGTCCAGCCGTGGTCGCGGCGGCTCCGCCTGAAGTCCTCGCGCTCGCGCTTGGAGATGCGCCGGCGCATGCCGTCGAGGTCGTCGTCCACCTCGACCACGAGGTGGACGCGGAACGGCAACACCAGCGCGCCGGCCGTCGGCAGCCCCGCCACCCTGGCGGCGTCCGCGCCGACGGCGACGAGGTCGGCCTCCGGGAAGGCGGTGCCGGCGACGAGGTCGGCCCACGTGACGTCGCGCTCGACCCGCTCGGGCGTCGGCCGGTCGGCGCCGTCCCGCTGCTGCTCGAGGAAGGCGAGCACGTTGCGCACGCCCTCGGGGGCGCCGGCGTAGGCGATGGTCGGCCCGCCGTCCCGCCCGGGCGACACGAGCCCGGGGACGGTCGGGCGGGGCCGGCACTCCCACCGCCGACGGGCGGCCAGCAGGCGGGGGTCGCCGCTGTTGGCCCAGGCGTAGCGGGCCCGGTGGGCGGCCCGGCGGGCGGCGCCGCCCCTGGCCGGGGCGTCGTTGGGGACCACGGTGGCGGTCATCGCACCGACCCCACGACCGCCGGCACCGGCGCCAGCACCGGTGCCCTGGACGCCGCGGCCCAGCGGGCGACGGCCACCGTCGGCAGGCCGGCGGCGAGGAACACGCCGGCGAGGACGAACCACCCGGCCACCCCCCAGCCGACGACGAGCAGCATCATCAGCGCCGGGGCCACCATCTGCACGACGGCGGTGCCCGCCGCGAACATGCCCTGGTACTCGCCGTGGGCGTTGTCCGGCATCAGGGCGATGGACAGGCCCCACGCGCTCGCCGCGTACAGGAGCTCGCCGACGACGTGGATGACGGCCGCGGCGAGCAGCACGGCGACGGCCAGCGCGCCGGCCGTGTGCCACGACGCGGCGAACACGAGGCACGACACCGCGAGGAGGACGCCGGCCCTGGCGGCGGCCCGCGCCGCCCGCTCGGGGGCGTCGCTGCCGCGGCTGGCCCGGCGCTGGAACGCCGCCACCCCGACGGCGTTCAGGAACACGACCATGGCCTGGGCCCAGTGGGGCGCGCCGGTGTGCTCGGTGATCCAGAGCGGCACGCCGGTCGACAGCATCCCCCAGCACAGGGCGAGCACGCTGCTCAGCGCGGTCACGACGAGGAACGGCACGTCGCGCACGACGGCGATGGGCCGGTCCGGCGACGCCGCCGCGCACGGCGCCACGCGGGGCACGCGGGTCAGCAGGGCGACGTAGGCGGCGAACGTGGCCGCGTTGAGCAGGACCATGGCGACGTACACGGGCCGGGTGTCGGCCTGGAGGACGACGGCGGCCAGCGCGGCGCCGACGGCGAAGCCGACGTGGTTCACGCTGCGGAGGTAGGCGAGGACGTCGAGGCGCTCCCGCTGCACCTCCTCGCGGTGGGCGGCGTCGGCCTCGGCGTCGCCGGTCGGCTCGTGGTCGGCGATCAGCCCGGTGACGAGGGCCATGCGCACGCCGAGGTAGGCCCGCTCGGCGGTGATGGCGACGGCGGCCACGGCGAGGAACGTGCCGAAGCCGTGCACCAGCGTGTAGGCGGCCATGGCGACCGCCTGCACGGAGGTGACGACCATCAGCACCTCGCGGGGGCCCACGCGGTCGGCCAGGCGCCCGACCGGCGTGGCCACCACGAGCCCGAGGAGGCCAGCGGCGGTGATGCCGGCGGCCAGCTGGTCGGACGACAGGCCGACCGAGCGGGTGAAGAAGATGGCCCACGAGGAGTACCAGAGGCCGGTGCCGACGGTCGTGATCAGGGTGGCGACCGCCATGACCCGGACGGGCCCGTCGAAGGGGAGGAGGCGGCGGATCACGCCCCGCCCGCCCCGCCGCGGCCGGAGAAGACCGCGTAGCGGATCTCCGAGGTGTAGGCGCCCCGCTCGTCCCGCAGCCACAGCTGGCCGGGGCCGGGCAGCATCTCGCCGAGCTCGACCGTGCCCGTCCCCGCCGTGGCCGTCATGCGGGTGAGCTGGCGGAGCAGCAGCGGGCTGTCGAGGTCGCAGTAGACGGGCTTCAGCTCGCCGGGGACCCGGGCGAACACGTGCCGGGGGAGGCCCAGCTCGTGGCGCACGGCCTGGGCGGCCACGAACCCCTCGAGCTTGTCGCCCGAGGCCAGCCGCTCGACCGGCACCCGCCACAGCGCCCGCTGCACGACGACCCGGCCGACCTGGATGCGGGGCAGCCGGTCCCGGCCCCGGCCCTCGACGGCCAGGCCGCCGAGGCTCCACGGGAACGAGAACACCGCGAACGGGTTGCGGGTGGTCGACAGCCAGGCCAGCGGGGCGACGGTGAGCCGCAGGAAGCGGCCCTGCGACGGGCTGCGCAGCCGCAGGCCGGCGGGGGACCGGCAGACGGTCAGCGCGTGCAGCGGGGTGACCGAGCGGCGCGGGTGGGGCGAGCGGTCGACCGCCTCCACCTCGTGGCACGGCAGGGCCGTGCGCACCCAGGTGCGGTTGCGGTGGAACTGGGTGACGTCGGCCAGGTCCTCGTCCTCGTCGAGCAGGGCGCGGTAGCGGGCCACGACCTCCTCGCCGAGGCCAGGGAAGCGGGCGTCGAGGAACGGGGCGAACGAGCCGTGGCTCAGGTTCTCCTCGGTGGCGTGGATCTCTCCGATGAGCGCGTCGACGTCGCCGGCGGCGAGGGCCTCCGGCGAGGCGGCCAGCAGCATCACGTCGGGGTTGCACACGGCCGGCACGTCGGCGCCGTGCTCGCCGACCACGCGGTCGACCACGGCCGGGTCGACGCGGTGCACCGGCCCGGTGGCGCCGGCGTCGGGCAGCAGCACGGACTCGACGAGGTCGCCGACGGCGTCGACCTCGGCGTCGACCTGCCGGTAGGCCGGCTCCAGGTCGTCGAGGTCGGCGAGGAAGGCGTCGAGGTAGCGGTCCACGCCGACCTCGCCCTCGCCGGCGAAGCGCTCGTCGAACCACGAGGCCAGCAGCGCCCGCTCGGCCACCAGCCGGTGGCGGGGGCGGAGGAGGAACAGGTCGTAGACGGCGGCCAGGTCGCCGGCCAGGCCGTCGAGGAGGCCGGCGCCGACGCGCAGGTCGTCGGCCGCCCACAGGCACTGCTCGTTGACCACGGTCCGGTCGCTGTAGAAGCCGCCGCTCGTGCGGTCGGCCGGCGAGCCGGTGACCGTCTCGAAGCGGCCCTTCAGGCGGGCCAGCGCGGCCGAGCGCTCGGGCGTGTCGCCGGCGGCGAACGCGGCGACGTCGGCGGCGAACGCGTCGAGGTGGTCGCGCCACGTCGCCGTCGCGAGGTCGCCGTCGCCGTCGCCGTCGAGCAGCGACCGCAGGTGGGCGAGGGGGTCCTCGGTGCCGTAGGGGATGTCGGGGCCGACGACGACGGCGCCGGCCGCCTCCAGCCGCCGGAGGGCGGCGACGGTCTCGTCGAGCGGCCGGCCGGTGCGGCGGGCCAGGTCGGCGACCGTGCGGTCGCCGTCGACGGCGTGCAGGACGGCGAGCTCGCCGGCGTCGAGGCGCACCTCGGGCCCGATCGTCGCCGCCCGGCGCACGTCCGTGACGCGCCGCTCGGCGTAGTGCAGCTCCACCACCCGGAGCACGTCGCCGCAGAGGAAGGCGCCCGCCGTCCGCCGGGGGCGGAGGCCGGGGAGGACGGCCGGGTCGGCGCCGAGGCGGGCGCCGAGCTCGTCGGCCGCCCACCGCGACAGGAGCGGCGCCCGCTCGAGCCGGCCCGGCCGCCAGGCCACGCCGTCGAGGTCGGGGTCGAAGCGGCCGGGCATCAGCGGGCCGAAGTGGCTGGTCGTGTCGTTCTTCGCGCACACCCGCTGGAGGTAGCGCACGAGGGCGTCGAGCTGCTTGCGGTCGGTGTTGCGGGCGTTGGGCCGGTGCGAGCAGGGCTGGGCCAGCCAGGCGAGGATCGTCCGGTAGGACGACTCGTTCGACACGAGGAGCATGTCCTGGAGGGCGGGGTCGTCGCGGAAGCGGGCGGTGGCGGCCGCGCCGGTCGCCCCGCACTCCCGCTCGTACGCGGCGCCCACGGCCCGCTCCGCGTCGGTGCACCGGTCGACGGCGTCGGCCAGCTCGGCCGCGGCCGCGGCGACGGCGGGCGAGGCCCGGCCGACGGCGCCGGGCCCGGGCGGGCGGCCCTGGCGCAGCGCCCGGAGGGCCCGCTGGTCGTCCCGCCCGGCCGCCTCGACCTGGCGGCCGGCGGCGACCGCGGCGGCCACCCTGGCCCGGGCGACGAGCAGGCCGCCGGTGGCGGCCGCCGTGGTGCCGTCGGCCAGGTCGCCCAGCCACCCGAACGGGAACCCGGCCATGCGCAGCACGAACGCCGGCAGCCGCTCCCACCGGGGCGCGCCGGCGTCGGTCGCCGGTGCCGGCCTCGTGTCGAGGACGGCGGTCACGGCGAACCGCCCTCGCGCCGGGCGGCGGCGGCCAGCACCGTGTCGCGCAGGTCGGCCGCCGTCGCCACCGACGTCCGGCAGCCGGCCGGGATGGGCTCGTACTGGTCGTCCGCGTAGCAGCCGGAGCCGTGGACGAGCACGTCGTCGCCGTCGGGCACGAGCCCCCGGTCGATCGCGTTCAGCACGCCGGTCACCGCCATCACGAGCGACCACTCCCGCACCCGGCGGGGGTCGGCCGGCACGGCCACGCCGGCCAGCCCGAGCAGGCGCCGGACCTCGCCGTAGCGGCGCAGGCACTCGGCCAGCGAGACGACGATCCCACCGCCGCCGCGGGACCGGATGAGCCGGTTCATCTCCTCGGAGGTCGGCGGCTGGTGCGTGTAGAACGTCGTCTCCAGCGTCTCGTCCGGGTCGAACGTGAGCGCCGGGAAGTGGGGGTCGGCGTCCTGGCGGTACAGCCCGCTCGTCTCGTCGTAGTCGTAGGCCGGGATGCCCTGCCGCGACGTGGAGCCCGTGTACAGGCTGAGGACCATGTCCGGCGTGTCGAGGTGCTGCACGAGGAAGTACCGCGGGTCGGGCCGGCCGGCGCAGAACGACGTGTGCCCGAGGTGGTGGCCGAGCAGCCCGAAGGCGCTGGACACGGCGTGGGCGTGGAGGCGCCCGCCGTCGGGAGGCGCCGGCATGGCGTCCCGCTCGAACAGCGCCCTGGTGGCGTCGGCCACCATGTAGTTGGCGAGGTCGAGCGTGTACCAGAGGTGCACGCCGCAGCGGTCGAGCACCTCGCCGGCGTGGCGGTCGACGAACTCCCTGGCCACGGCCTTCACGCCGGCCCGCTCGGGCCCGCCGTGGACGAACACGGGGTTGCGGGCCGCCAGCTCCGGGTCGTCGCAGAGGGCCGAGCCCCACAGCTTCCCGGTGGACGCGGCGGGGACGACGATGGCGATGCGCAGCTCGTCGGGGGTGACGAGCCCGGACTCGACGGCCCGGAGCACGGCGTCGCGGAGCGCCGTGGCCTTGTTGGCCGACGACGGGGTGACGATCATGACCGGCTCGCCCGTGCGCCGCACGAACGCCGCCGCCCTCGCCACCATCACGAGGGACGCCAGGGTCTTGGTCGTGCGGGTGCCGGGGTTGCGCATGAGGTCGAGCAGGGTGAGCCGCCGACCGAGGTAGGTGCCGAGGTCGACGGCGGCCATCTCGGCCACCGACCAGAAGCGGCGCAGCGCCTCGCCGTCCTCGGGCAGGTCCCAGCCCGGGTCGAAGTCGCCGCCGGCCGGCCGGGAGCGCGCCGCGTCGTCCAGGGACTGCTGGACCTCGGCCCGGTAGGTGTCGAGGACGTTGACGACCGTCGCCTCGCCGGCGGCGGCGAGCAGGCTCATGCCGCCACCTGCACGCGCTTGAGGTGCCGGCCGCGGTCGGTGAACGCGTTCCTCGCGTGCATCATCCGGAAGTTGTCCCAGACGAGCAGCGAGTTGGCCTCGTAGTCGATGGCGACGTGGGTCTTCTCGAAGAACTCGAGCCCGCGGGCGACGAGGTCGGCGGCCAGCCCGTCGCCGTCCCGCAGCATGTTGTTGGACGAGAACCGGCAGATCAGGCCGTCCTCGTGGTCCTCGAGCATCGGGTGGCGCGAGTGCAGCTCGATGCCCATGCGGAGCACGCCGTCGGTGGTCTTCCACTCGTAGACGGTGTCCCGCATGCGCTCGAGCTCCTCGTCGGCGAGGCACTCCAGCCAGGCGTAGGCGTCGGCGAGGGTGGTCTCGCCGCCGCAGCCCT
This region of Acidimicrobiales bacterium genomic DNA includes:
- a CDS encoding GNAT family N-acetyltransferase, yielding MTATVVPNDAPARGGAARRAAHRARYAWANSGDPRLLAARRRWECRPRPTVPGLVSPGRDGGPTIAYAGAPEGVRNVLAFLEQQRDGADRPTPERVERDVTWADLVAGTAFPEADLVAVGADAARVAGLPTAGALVLPFRVHLVVEVDDDLDGMRRRISKREREDFRRSRRDHGWTWERDDSPAAFEHFFERMHRPTMEERHGDRQRSEGPDAAYECLFRRGMLFFVAEDGRRVAGVLCRWDGATGTLTTRLLGVLDGAPEHYASGAFKAVYHLLLEWACANGVERIDYHGTEAFVSKGIYQWKRKFRPTVVLPPNHFAGKRLWFRPARDTEAVRDFLVANPTLAMTGDGGMEAVYFRDGTRPPRTGLSWECPGVAGAREIDLDEFLAPAGARRKERT
- a CDS encoding MFS transporter, whose protein sequence is MIRRLLPFDGPVRVMAVATLITTVGTGLWYSSWAIFFTRSVGLSSDQLAAGITAAGLLGLVVATPVGRLADRVGPREVLMVVTSVQAVAMAAYTLVHGFGTFLAVAAVAITAERAYLGVRMALVTGLIADHEPTGDAEADAAHREEVQRERLDVLAYLRSVNHVGFAVGAALAAVVLQADTRPVYVAMVLLNAATFAAYVALLTRVPRVAPCAAASPDRPIAVVRDVPFLVVTALSSVLALCWGMLSTGVPLWITEHTGAPHWAQAMVVFLNAVGVAAFQRRASRGSDAPERAARAAARAGVLLAVSCLVFAASWHTAGALAVAVLLAAAVIHVVGELLYAASAWGLSIALMPDNAHGEYQGMFAAGTAVVQMVAPALMMLLVVGWGVAGWFVLAGVFLAAGLPTVAVARWAAASRAPVLAPVPAVVGSVR
- a CDS encoding lantibiotic dehydratase, with translation MTAVLDTRPAPATDAGAPRWERLPAFVLRMAGFPFGWLGDLADGTTAAATGGLLVARARVAAAVAAGRQVEAAGRDDQRALRALRQGRPPGPGAVGRASPAVAAAAAELADAVDRCTDAERAVGAAYERECGATGAAATARFRDDPALQDMLLVSNESSYRTILAWLAQPCSHRPNARNTDRKQLDALVRYLQRVCAKNDTTSHFGPLMPGRFDPDLDGVAWRPGRLERAPLLSRWAADELGARLGADPAVLPGLRPRRTAGAFLCGDVLRVVELHYAERRVTDVRRAATIGPEVRLDAGELAVLHAVDGDRTVADLARRTGRPLDETVAALRRLEAAGAVVVGPDIPYGTEDPLAHLRSLLDGDGDGDLATATWRDHLDAFAADVAAFAAGDTPERSAALARLKGRFETVTGSPADRTSGGFYSDRTVVNEQCLWAADDLRVGAGLLDGLAGDLAAVYDLFLLRPRHRLVAERALLASWFDERFAGEGEVGVDRYLDAFLADLDDLEPAYRQVDAEVDAVGDLVESVLLPDAGATGPVHRVDPAVVDRVVGEHGADVPAVCNPDVMLLAASPEALAAGDVDALIGEIHATEENLSHGSFAPFLDARFPGLGEEVVARYRALLDEDEDLADVTQFHRNRTWVRTALPCHEVEAVDRSPHPRRSVTPLHALTVCRSPAGLRLRSPSQGRFLRLTVAPLAWLSTTRNPFAVFSFPWSLGGLAVEGRGRDRLPRIQVGRVVVQRALWRVPVERLASGDKLEGFVAAQAVRHELGLPRHVFARVPGELKPVYCDLDSPLLLRQLTRMTATAGTGTVELGEMLPGPGQLWLRDERGAYTSEIRYAVFSGRGGAGGA
- a CDS encoding DUF6002 family protein encodes the protein MSLLAAAGEATVVNVLDTYRAEVQQSLDDAARSRPAGGDFDPGWDLPEDGEALRRFWSVAEMAAVDLGTYLGRRLTLLDLMRNPGTRTTKTLASLVMVARAAAFVRRTGEPVMIVTPSSANKATALRDAVLRAVESGLVTPDELRIAIVVPAASTGKLWGSALCDDPELAARNPVFVHGGPERAGVKAVAREFVDRHAGEVLDRCGVHLWYTLDLANYMVADATRALFERDAMPAPPDGGRLHAHAVSSAFGLLGHHLGHTSFCAGRPDPRYFLVQHLDTPDMVLSLYTGSTSRQGIPAYDYDETSGLYRQDADPHFPALTFDPDETLETTFYTHQPPTSEEMNRLIRSRGGGGIVVSLAECLRRYGEVRRLLGLAGVAVPADPRRVREWSLVMAVTGVLNAIDRGLVPDGDDVLVHGSGCYADDQYEPIPAGCRTSVATAADLRDTVLAAAARREGGSP
- a CDS encoding TauD/TfdA family dioxygenase; this encodes MPHSPTSVLSLTDFNGRPLPPELIASTFDALMRENGYVYCCNVPDDFDHVAFCRTLGDFVPQYTGVMVGDVRPEQGMDDVYHSGNTRPLLPHTEGYDFEVVPPRYIALWCVAPCEGCGGETTLADAYAWLECLADEELERMRDTVYEWKTTDGVLRMGIELHSRHPMLEDHEDGLICRFSSNNMLRDGDGLAADLVARGLEFFEKTHVAIDYEANSLLVWDNFRMMHARNAFTDRGRHLKRVQVAA